The proteins below are encoded in one region of Puntigrus tetrazona isolate hp1 chromosome 5, ASM1883169v1, whole genome shotgun sequence:
- the LOC122345828 gene encoding LOW QUALITY PROTEIN: noelin-like (The sequence of the model RefSeq protein was modified relative to this genomic sequence to represent the inferred CDS: inserted 1 base in 1 codon), with protein sequence MSVPLLKIGVVLSTMAMITNWMSQTLPSLVGLNSTKLSVAPPGVPDRSTGVLPANPEESWQVYSSAQDSEGRCVCTVVAPQQTMCSRDARTKQLRQLLEKVQNMTQSIQNLDQRTQKDLQYVQRMEVQLRGLESKFKQVEESHKQNIAKQYKAIKAKMEELRPMIPVLEEYKADAKLVMQFKEEVKNLTSVLSELQEEIGAFDYEELHNRVSNLEERLRACMQKLACGKLTGISDAITIKTSGSRYGSWMTDPLAPDGDTRVWYMDGYHNNRFVXEYKSMADFMYSDNFTSHRFLTWSGTGQVVYNGSIYFNKFQSNTIIKFDFKTATISKSGQLDYAGYNNRYHYSWGGHSDIDLMVDEGGLWAVYATNQNAGNIVISKINPLTLQVIKSYTTNHPKRSAGEAFMICGTLYVTNGYSGGTKVYYAFHTNSSTYEYIDIPLQNKYSHISMLDYNPRDRALYAWNNGHQVLYNVTLFHVIRSEEL encoded by the exons ATGTCGGTGCCTTTGCTGAAAATTGGAGTAGTGCTCAGCACGATGGCGATGATCACCAACTGGATGTCGCAAACCCTGCCCTCTCTAGTAGGTCTGAATAGCACCAAACTGAGCGTGGCGCCTCCGGGTGTGCCGGACCGGAGCACTGGC GTGCTTCCTGCTAACCCAGAGGAGTCGTGGCAGGTGTACAGCTCAGCTCAAGACAGTGAGGGCAGGTGTGTGTGCACCGTTGTGGCTCCTCAGCAGACCATGTGTTCACGGGATGCCAGGACCAAACAACTGAGACAGCTCCTGGAAAAA gtccaGAACATGACCCAGTCCATCCAGAATCTTGACCAGAGGACTCAGAAAGACCTGCAGTACGTGCAAAGGATGGAGGTGCAGCTGAGAGGCCTGGAATCCAAGTTCAAACAGGTGGAGGAAAGCCACAAGCAGAATATCGCCAAGCAATACAAG GCCATAAAAGCGAAAATGGAGGAACTTAGGCCAATGATACCAGTGTTGGAGGAATACAAGGCCGATGCAAAATTGGTAATGCAGTTTAAAGAGGAGGTCAAGAATCTGACATCAGTGCTAAGTGAACTGCAGGAGGAGATCGGGGCCTTTGACTACGAGGAGCTTCACAACAGGGTGTCTAATCTTGAGGAGAGGCTTcgtgcatgcatgcaaaaattaG CTTGTGGGAAACTGACAGGGATAAGTGATGCCATAACCATAAAGACATCTGGATCAAGATACGGGTCCTGGATGACTGATCCACTTGCCCCCGACGGCGATACGAGG GTGTGGTACATGGACGGTTACCACAACAACCGCTTTG GGGAATACAAGTCAATGGCCGACTTCATGTATTCAGACAACTTCACCTCACACCGCTTCCTCACCTGGTCGGGAACAGGGCAGGTGGTCTACAATGGCTCCATCTACTTCAATAAGTTCCAAAGTAACACCATCATCAAATTCGACTTCAAGACAGCCACCATCAGCAAGTCCGGTCAGCTGGATTACGCCGGCTACAACAACCGTTACCACTATTCTTGGGGTGGCCACTCCGACATTGACCTAATGGTGGACGAAGGTGGACTTTGGGCGGTATATGCCACCAATCAAAATGCAGGGAACATTGTCATCAGCAAGATCAACCCACTGACCCTGCAGGTCATCAAGAGCTACACCACCAACCACCCAAAGAGGAGCGCAGGTGAAGCCTTCATGATCTGTGGGACGCTTTATGTTACCAACGGATACTCAGGAGGGACGAAGGTCTACTATGCTTTCCATACCAACTCCTCTACTTATGAGTATATCGACATCCCATTACAGAACAAGTATTCCCATATCTCCATGCTGGATTATAACCCTAGGGACAGAGCTCTATACGCGTGGAACAATGGACACCAGGTGCTGTATAACGTCACCTTGTTCCACGTTATTCGCTCTGAGGAACTCTAA